The Hymenobacter baengnokdamensis genome includes a region encoding these proteins:
- a CDS encoding toxin-antitoxin system YwqK family antitoxin, translated as MLFSRFWLLGLLGLLVVACTRKTVSFNSRPGDDSVRALIAPGDTLTTTTRKGAPKLSIAGKKAVLTKAEEKAAKDAEKATQRKKPIKKKIFLGERIKKAYVKSGPKGRNQIIEIFYFLKTFKQPDPMAPARYYYSAKKHRIFKAVGELNPATDKVLHGPYKKMQNNKVLETGYFANGTRHLRWEKFDSKGNLLAKTHYEMGFPRDANISYYDAGNTMLKEVVPYVNGKLEGDYVKYRNDGQREWTGQFENGRRVGEWTNYWDYKNYRHYVYQYGDSGYEPEVEEPELIREYSHGGSVIYDKEKNIDKRNEADPDATPAKDPRRPGSRGVPAPRPPVRKTQDRRPGYHPAATPPPVSPTPPGSAAPAGTTTP; from the coding sequence TTGCTTTTTTCTCGCTTCTGGCTGCTCGGCCTGCTGGGTCTGCTCGTGGTGGCCTGCACCCGCAAAACGGTGTCGTTCAACTCGCGGCCCGGCGATGACAGCGTGAGGGCGCTCATCGCCCCCGGCGACACCCTCACTACTACCACCCGCAAGGGAGCGCCCAAGCTGAGCATTGCGGGTAAGAAAGCCGTGCTGACCAAAGCTGAAGAAAAAGCGGCCAAGGATGCCGAAAAAGCAACTCAGCGCAAAAAGCCCATCAAGAAGAAAATATTCCTGGGCGAGCGTATCAAGAAAGCCTATGTGAAGTCGGGTCCAAAGGGGCGCAACCAGATTATCGAGATTTTCTACTTTCTCAAAACCTTCAAGCAGCCCGACCCGATGGCGCCGGCGCGCTACTACTATAGCGCCAAAAAGCACCGCATCTTTAAAGCAGTTGGCGAACTGAACCCCGCCACCGACAAAGTGCTGCACGGCCCATACAAGAAAATGCAGAACAACAAGGTGCTCGAAACCGGCTACTTTGCCAACGGCACCCGCCACCTGCGCTGGGAAAAATTTGATAGCAAAGGCAATCTGCTGGCCAAAACCCACTACGAGATGGGCTTTCCGCGCGATGCTAACATCAGCTACTACGACGCCGGCAATACCATGCTCAAGGAGGTAGTGCCTTACGTAAATGGCAAGCTGGAAGGTGATTACGTAAAATATCGCAACGACGGCCAGCGCGAGTGGACCGGCCAGTTTGAGAATGGCCGCCGGGTAGGGGAGTGGACCAATTACTGGGACTACAAGAACTACCGGCACTACGTGTACCAGTACGGGGATTCGGGCTACGAGCCCGAAGTAGAAGAGCCCGAGCTGATTCGGGAATACAGCCACGGCGGCTCGGTTATCTACGACAAGGAAAAAAATATCGATAAGCGCAACGAGGCCGACCCCGACGCTACCCCTGCCAAAGACCCCCGCCGCCCCGGCAGCCGCGGCGTACCCGCGCCCCGCCCGCCCGTGCGCAAAACCCAGGACCGCCGCCCCGGCTACCACCCGGCGGCCACGCCGCCGCCCGTTTCGCCCACGCCGCCCGGCTCGGCCGCCCCAGCCGGCACAACCACGCCCTGA
- the arfB gene encoding alternative ribosome rescue aminoacyl-tRNA hydrolase ArfB, with protein sequence MLPPAAAFLPEITFQTSRASGPGGQNVNKVESRVELRWQLQASQVLTEAQKQLILEKLAAQLTADGYLLLVAQDDRSQLRNKEIVLTRFHQLLEKSLHRPKPRRATRPSAGAVRRRLEGKKVQSEKKANRRRLD encoded by the coding sequence ATGCTTCCTCCTGCCGCTGCTTTCTTACCGGAGATTACGTTTCAGACCAGTCGCGCCAGCGGGCCGGGCGGGCAGAATGTGAATAAGGTAGAGAGCCGCGTAGAGCTGCGCTGGCAGCTCCAAGCCTCGCAGGTGCTCACCGAGGCCCAGAAGCAGCTCATCCTGGAAAAGCTGGCTGCGCAGCTGACTGCCGATGGCTACCTGCTGCTGGTGGCTCAGGACGACCGCAGCCAGCTGCGCAACAAGGAAATTGTCTTGACCCGCTTTCACCAGCTGCTCGAAAAAAGTTTGCACCGGCCCAAGCCCCGGCGGGCTACCCGGCCCAGTGCCGGGGCCGTGCGCCGGCGCCTGGAAGGTAAAAAAGTGCAAAGCGAAAAGAAAGCCAATCGGCGCCGGCTGGACTAA
- a CDS encoding response regulator, with the protein MPTPTSPVHIALLDDHQLFRQGMRYILQALPYVASVTEASELPELLATCRQRLPDVLLLDLQMPNIDGPEAARQLLQEFPDLRIIVLSMFSADKYITQMMKVGARSYLPKDVDQEQLRLTIEEVLTTGFHFTPRISRALIRGVQHPERTPTPRLPDLVQLTTREHEVLRLICQGCTAADIAEQLFISRRTVEGHRQKLLEKTSAPNSAGLVVYAARHGLLDS; encoded by the coding sequence ATGCCAACACCTACTTCTCCCGTCCACATTGCCCTGCTCGACGACCACCAGCTTTTTCGGCAGGGTATGCGCTATATTTTGCAGGCCTTGCCCTACGTAGCGTCGGTTACGGAAGCTTCGGAGCTTCCGGAGCTGCTGGCCACCTGCCGCCAGCGGCTGCCCGATGTGCTGCTGCTCGACCTGCAGATGCCCAACATTGATGGCCCCGAAGCGGCCCGCCAACTGCTGCAGGAGTTTCCCGACCTGAGAATAATCGTACTATCGATGTTTTCGGCCGACAAATACATTACCCAGATGATGAAGGTAGGAGCCCGCAGCTACCTGCCCAAAGACGTGGACCAGGAGCAGCTGCGGCTTACTATCGAGGAAGTGCTTACCACGGGCTTCCACTTTACGCCGCGCATCTCGCGCGCGCTTATCCGGGGCGTGCAGCACCCCGAGCGCACCCCTACTCCCAGGCTGCCCGACCTGGTGCAGCTTACCACCCGTGAGCACGAGGTGCTCCGCCTTATCTGCCAGGGCTGCACGGCCGCCGATATTGCCGAGCAGCTCTTTATCAGCCGGCGCACCGTGGAGGGCCACCGCCAGAAGCTGCTGGAGAAAACCAGCGCACCTAATTCGGCGGGGCTGGTAGTGTACGCCGCCCGCCACGGCCTGCTCGACTCATAG
- the lipB gene encoding lipoyl(octanoyl) transferase LipB, producing the protein MMNIYSDCINTAPVDSPPTAAAPPSPVPGRQRLIRVQRLGLVPYVPTWELQEQLLADTLAIKAANRQAEARGELPQPTPNHLLFCQHPPTYTLGKSGKPEHLLLDEAALLTHGASFHRINRGGDITFHGPGQLVAYPVLDLENFRPDIHWYLRALEEAVIQTLAAYGLRAGRIAGLTGVWLDWEAGAANPRKICAMGVRCSRWVTLHGLALNVNTDLRYFGYIVPCGITDKAVTSLQAELGYAVPLAEVQERLLAGLLQQFAAVEAL; encoded by the coding sequence ATTATGAATATATATTCGGATTGTATAAACACTGCGCCAGTCGACTCGCCGCCGACGGCCGCTGCCCCACCCAGCCCGGTGCCGGGCCGGCAGCGCCTCATTCGGGTGCAGCGCCTGGGCCTGGTGCCCTACGTGCCCACCTGGGAGCTGCAGGAGCAGCTGCTAGCCGATACCCTCGCCATTAAAGCAGCCAATCGCCAGGCCGAGGCGCGCGGCGAGTTGCCTCAGCCTACGCCCAATCACCTGCTGTTCTGCCAGCATCCGCCCACTTATACGCTGGGTAAAAGCGGCAAGCCCGAGCATCTGCTGCTTGATGAGGCGGCCCTGCTAACCCACGGAGCCTCGTTTCACCGCATCAACCGGGGGGGCGACATTACCTTTCATGGGCCGGGCCAGCTGGTTGCCTACCCTGTGCTCGACCTCGAAAACTTCCGCCCCGATATCCACTGGTATCTGCGGGCACTGGAAGAAGCGGTAATCCAGACGCTGGCAGCCTATGGGCTACGCGCCGGCCGCATTGCCGGGCTCACGGGCGTGTGGCTCGACTGGGAAGCGGGTGCCGCCAACCCGCGCAAAATCTGCGCCATGGGCGTGCGGTGCAGCCGCTGGGTTACGCTCCACGGCCTGGCCCTTAATGTGAATACTGACCTGCGCTATTTCGGCTACATTGTGCCCTGCGGCATTACCGACAAAGCCGTTACCTCGCTGCAAGCCGAGCTGGGCTACGCCGTGCCGTTGGCCGAGGTGCAGGAGCGCCTGCTGGCCGGATTGTTGCAGCAGTTTGCGGCAGTAGAAGCGCTTTAG
- a CDS encoding YraN family protein produces the protein MSTAAQVLGQAGEAAAAEFYRGAGYEVIAQGYRHSRAEVDLIVRQGTALLVFVEVKTRSGGQYGSPETFVSARKKELFRLAATHLQEELSWPGDIRFDILALTPLRSGFRIELFEDAFY, from the coding sequence ATGTCGACTGCTGCGCAGGTGCTGGGGCAGGCCGGGGAGGCGGCGGCGGCCGAGTTTTACCGGGGGGCCGGCTACGAAGTAATTGCGCAAGGCTACCGGCATAGCCGGGCCGAAGTAGACCTGATAGTGCGCCAGGGCACGGCGCTCCTGGTATTTGTAGAGGTAAAAACCCGTTCGGGCGGGCAGTACGGCTCACCCGAAACCTTCGTATCGGCGCGCAAGAAAGAGCTGTTTCGCCTGGCGGCCACGCACTTGCAGGAAGAGCTGAGCTGGCCGGGAGATATTCGCTTCGATATTCTGGCCCTCACGCCGCTGCGCAGCGGCTTCCGAATCGAGCTGTTTGAGGACGCTTTTTACTAG
- a CDS encoding sensor histidine kinase produces the protein MDTPAEVSFASLLFIGIGFMLLAGVALVVFLVVYQKRLLQQQLRLQQAEADYQQDLLGAVIAAQEHERERIGRDLHDGIGSTLATAKLLLGRLESTVAAEEATNLTGMVKDILANAVHDVRGLSHSLYPAVLDRFGLAEALQHLADVCNETSTLEVALVIDYRQPLALAQELALYRICQELLHNAQKHAQGATLVRVQLQQCGTRVSLTVEDDGCGFDIGALEASRPASGGAGLRSIEVRVQMLHARLKQHSAPGEGTRTLVEIENTSFA, from the coding sequence ATGGATACGCCCGCAGAAGTGAGCTTTGCTTCGCTGCTTTTTATCGGCATTGGGTTTATGCTGCTGGCGGGGGTGGCGCTGGTGGTATTTCTGGTGGTTTATCAAAAGCGCCTGCTGCAACAGCAGCTGCGCCTGCAACAGGCCGAAGCGGACTATCAGCAGGACCTGCTAGGGGCCGTTATTGCGGCCCAGGAACACGAGCGGGAGCGCATTGGCCGCGACCTGCACGATGGAATCGGCTCTACGCTGGCCACCGCCAAGCTGCTGCTGGGCCGGCTCGAAAGCACCGTGGCAGCCGAAGAGGCGACCAACCTGACGGGCATGGTGAAGGACATACTGGCCAACGCGGTCCACGACGTGCGGGGCCTTTCGCACAGTCTTTATCCGGCTGTGCTCGACCGCTTTGGCCTGGCCGAAGCGTTGCAGCACCTGGCCGACGTGTGCAACGAAACCAGCACCCTGGAGGTAGCATTGGTCATCGACTACCGGCAGCCGCTGGCGCTGGCTCAGGAACTGGCCCTGTACCGTATTTGCCAGGAGCTGCTTCACAATGCCCAGAAGCATGCCCAGGGCGCTACCCTGGTCCGGGTGCAGCTGCAGCAATGCGGCACCCGGGTTTCGCTTACGGTAGAAGACGATGGCTGTGGCTTCGATATAGGGGCGCTGGAAGCCAGCCGTCCGGCTTCCGGCGGAGCCGGCCTGCGTAGTATCGAAGTGCGGGTGCAGATGCTGCACGCCCGCTTAAAGCAGCATTCGGCCCCCGGCGAGGGTACCCGTACGCTGGTTGAAATAGAAAACACTTCCTTTGCCTGA
- a CDS encoding cyanophycinase encodes MTPAAPLPAPATTPQGTIVVLGGGYDDPTLALLAGLLPTRTAAIEILTTATVEKPARTHAAYARVLAELGCPQAGHLQVDEDHPADAPATLARLRAAALVFVTGGDQERLTELLLGTEFLAVLRQRCRHEAGFILAGTSAGASALGAHMIVGGRGWRSLLAGGIEVIPALAILPGLLIDQHFVERARYPRLLHAVLAHPQLLGLGLSEETGIIFRPGQPPEVFGDEVVVLVDGRHLTATNYHGRPPGQPIGGQGFQVSLLVAGDTIALNSNQ; translated from the coding sequence TTGACTCCCGCTGCTCCCTTGCCTGCCCCTGCCACTACGCCCCAGGGCACTATTGTCGTGCTGGGTGGCGGCTACGACGACCCCACGCTGGCGCTGCTGGCCGGGCTGCTGCCCACCCGCACGGCGGCTATCGAAATCCTTACCACCGCTACCGTAGAAAAGCCGGCCCGCACGCACGCGGCCTATGCCAGGGTGCTGGCCGAGCTGGGCTGCCCCCAGGCCGGCCACCTGCAGGTCGACGAAGACCATCCTGCCGATGCGCCGGCCACCCTGGCTCGTCTGCGCGCCGCGGCACTTGTATTTGTGACGGGCGGCGACCAGGAGCGCCTGACGGAGCTGCTGCTCGGCACCGAGTTTTTAGCGGTGCTGCGCCAGCGCTGCCGGCACGAGGCGGGCTTCATTCTGGCGGGTACCAGCGCGGGCGCCTCCGCGCTGGGGGCGCATATGATTGTAGGCGGCCGGGGCTGGCGCAGCCTGCTGGCGGGGGGCATAGAAGTGATTCCGGCCCTGGCTATTTTGCCCGGTTTGCTGATTGACCAGCACTTTGTTGAGCGGGCGCGCTACCCGCGCCTGCTGCACGCCGTGCTGGCCCACCCGCAGCTGCTGGGCCTGGGCCTGAGCGAGGAGACCGGCATAATCTTCCGGCCCGGCCAGCCGCCCGAAGTGTTTGGTGATGAGGTAGTAGTGCTCGTCGATGGGCGGCATCTCACGGCCACCAACTATCACGGCCGCCCACCGGGCCAGCCCATTGGCGGCCAGGGTTTTCAGGTTAGCCTGCTGGTTGCCGGCGACACTATTGCGCTGAATAGCAACCAGTGA
- the mgtE gene encoding magnesium transporter — MTAPETVDHITTLIQEGEFFKLKKLLRDFQPNELVELIENEKEREQLIIFRLLPLGLATEVFEYLDLEVQRHFLENLAQDKVTDILNEMSPDDRTALLEFLPANFVAELVQNLSEPERRVTLQLLGYPEYSVGRLMTPDYIAIRENWTVQQVLDFVRQHGGQSETLNMLYVTDARGKLIDDIRIREVLLAAPTTRVRDIMDHRFVQLTAAQDQEEAIDIFRRNDRVALPVVSPDQGILLGIVTLDDILNIREEEDTEDIQKFGGSEALDEPYLTIPLLRLVQKRAGWLVVLFLGELLTASAMQYFEGELQKAIVLVQFIPLIISSGGNSGSQATSLIIRAMALGEFTLGEWWRVLRRELVSGLLLGVILGIVGFSRIAIWQSITPIYGEHWLIVACTVGVALVGIVLWGSIAGSMLPLILRRLGLDPATSSAPFVATLVDVTGLIIYFTVALVMLRGTLL, encoded by the coding sequence ATGACTGCGCCCGAAACCGTGGACCACATCACGACACTGATTCAGGAGGGCGAGTTTTTTAAGCTAAAAAAGCTTTTACGCGACTTTCAGCCCAACGAGCTGGTCGAGCTGATTGAGAATGAGAAAGAACGGGAGCAGCTCATTATCTTCCGGCTGCTGCCCTTGGGGCTCGCCACTGAAGTATTTGAATATCTTGATTTAGAAGTACAGCGCCATTTTCTCGAAAACCTGGCTCAGGACAAGGTAACCGACATTCTCAATGAGATGTCGCCTGATGACCGCACGGCCCTGCTGGAATTTTTGCCGGCCAACTTTGTGGCCGAGCTGGTGCAGAACCTTTCGGAGCCCGAGCGCCGCGTTACGCTGCAGCTGCTGGGCTACCCCGAGTACTCGGTGGGCCGCCTGATGACGCCCGACTACATTGCCATTCGCGAAAACTGGACCGTGCAGCAGGTGCTCGACTTTGTGCGTCAGCACGGCGGGCAATCCGAGACGCTGAACATGCTGTACGTAACCGATGCGCGCGGCAAGCTCATCGACGATATTCGCATCCGGGAGGTGCTGCTGGCTGCGCCCACCACGCGGGTGCGCGACATTATGGACCACCGCTTCGTGCAGCTTACGGCGGCCCAGGACCAGGAGGAAGCCATTGACATTTTCCGGCGCAACGACCGCGTGGCCCTGCCCGTGGTGAGCCCCGACCAGGGCATCCTGCTCGGCATTGTAACGCTGGACGATATTCTCAATATTCGGGAAGAAGAAGACACCGAGGATATTCAGAAATTCGGGGGCTCGGAGGCGCTCGATGAGCCCTACCTTACCATTCCACTGCTGCGCCTGGTGCAGAAGCGGGCGGGCTGGCTGGTCGTGCTGTTTTTGGGCGAGCTGCTGACCGCCTCGGCGATGCAATACTTTGAAGGTGAGCTGCAGAAAGCGATTGTGCTGGTCCAGTTCATCCCCTTGATTATCAGCTCGGGCGGCAACTCGGGCTCGCAGGCTACCTCACTTATTATCCGGGCTATGGCCCTGGGCGAGTTTACCCTGGGCGAATGGTGGCGGGTGCTGCGCCGCGAGCTGGTATCGGGCCTGCTGCTGGGCGTAATACTAGGTATTGTGGGCTTTAGCCGCATCGCCATCTGGCAAAGCATTACTCCTATCTATGGCGAACACTGGCTGATTGTGGCCTGCACCGTGGGCGTGGCGCTGGTAGGTATCGTGCTCTGGGGCAGCATTGCGGGGTCTATGCTGCCGCTCATTTTGCGGCGGCTGGGCCTGGACCCGGCCACGTCGTCGGCGCCTTTCGTGGCTACGCTCGTGGACGTAACCGGGCTGATTATCTACTTTACCGTGGCGCTGGTGATGCTGCGCGGCACGCTGCTGTAG
- a CDS encoding TonB-dependent receptor plug domain-containing protein codes for MELRRYLPAFRSTTTRIWLLAGLALSLASFRLLPPDDLEVLRHIVLSVQQFYDKARPETVYLHLDKDTYTAGETIWLRAYVADAGQHRLDTLSKVLHVDLISSRQQLVSRRTLELAGGLGQGDLALPDTLAPGTYLLRAYTGWMRNAGPDFFYTRRLQVWPAADAEAAPGSSKSERRPARHAQQPPAPKSLPPDVQFFPEGGNLVAGIGNVVAFKAVDYTGRGLAVAGQVLDSDNHPVAAFQSRHGGMGTLRFTPAEGQRYRAAFSTPALAGLSVPLPAVQAKGYVLQVVPTADAFEISIRQHGSSGGPILLLGQVGSTVGYIGRGQVQGPEAFMARVPKSKFASGVVHFTLFDGQGHPLAERLAFARNEAALHITLTPDRAVYRAHEPVRVLVAVTDASGRPAAAQLSLAVADANANATAPAADNIAARLLLTADLAGYVEDPGYYFQNPSPETDQALDDLLLTQGWRRFAWEPVLAGQAPVRDFGVERSLGIGGQITQSNGTPSPHSVLTYLQAKPSKQFLSVETDDEGRFLLNGLGGCDTLRATLQARTAKGRRNLTFHLDNGPALPTQPLPPLPATPEPSLAAAIQRSQAQQADEQRYRSATTIALGTVRVQGTREVTADARRLYSPGNATVVDFTQIPAANGSTVLQLLQGRVAGLTITGAEPNIQVQIRGTTSLSGSSPLVLLDGVPVTIDALAFYPATDVERVEVLKGGQAAIFGSRGSGGVLAVYTRRGSPTYDHRQDLVPGVLALRQAAFNCPRQFYAPRYGAGAPPLTRPDNRRSTLYWNPNISIDASGQAQLTFYTSEATGSFRLSAEGISPAGQPALGSNALEIK; via the coding sequence ATGGAATTACGTCGATATCTGCCTGCTTTTAGAAGCACTACTACCCGAATTTGGCTGCTGGCAGGCCTCGCGCTTAGCCTGGCTAGCTTTCGCCTGCTGCCACCCGACGACCTGGAGGTGCTTCGGCACATAGTGCTGAGCGTGCAGCAGTTTTATGACAAGGCCCGCCCCGAAACCGTTTACCTGCATCTCGACAAGGATACCTACACGGCCGGCGAAACCATCTGGCTGCGCGCCTACGTGGCCGACGCCGGGCAGCATCGCCTCGATACGCTGAGCAAGGTGTTGCACGTAGACCTCATCTCGTCCCGGCAGCAGCTGGTGAGCCGGCGCACGCTGGAGCTGGCCGGGGGACTCGGCCAGGGTGATTTGGCCCTGCCCGATACGCTGGCGCCCGGCACCTACCTGCTACGGGCCTACACCGGCTGGATGCGCAATGCCGGTCCTGATTTTTTTTATACCCGCCGCCTGCAAGTGTGGCCGGCAGCCGATGCCGAAGCAGCGCCCGGCAGCTCAAAATCGGAGCGCCGCCCGGCCAGGCACGCCCAGCAGCCCCCCGCCCCGAAAAGCCTGCCGCCCGATGTGCAGTTTTTTCCGGAAGGGGGCAATCTGGTAGCCGGCATCGGTAACGTAGTAGCTTTTAAGGCGGTGGACTATACCGGCCGGGGCCTGGCAGTGGCCGGCCAGGTGCTCGATAGCGACAACCACCCCGTGGCCGCCTTCCAGAGCCGCCACGGCGGCATGGGGACGCTGCGCTTTACGCCGGCCGAAGGCCAGCGCTACCGGGCCGCCTTTAGCACTCCGGCGCTGGCCGGGCTGAGCGTACCGCTGCCGGCTGTGCAAGCCAAAGGCTACGTGCTGCAGGTGGTGCCTACCGCCGACGCGTTTGAGATAAGCATCCGGCAGCATGGCAGCAGCGGCGGCCCTATTCTGCTGCTGGGGCAGGTAGGCAGCACGGTAGGCTACATCGGCCGCGGCCAGGTGCAGGGCCCGGAAGCCTTTATGGCACGGGTACCGAAGAGCAAGTTTGCCAGCGGCGTGGTACACTTTACGCTGTTCGATGGGCAGGGGCATCCGCTGGCCGAGCGGCTGGCTTTTGCCCGCAACGAGGCGGCGCTGCACATTACCCTTACGCCCGACCGGGCAGTGTACAGAGCCCACGAGCCCGTGCGGGTGCTGGTGGCCGTAACGGATGCCAGCGGCCGGCCGGCGGCCGCTCAGCTGTCGCTGGCAGTGGCCGATGCCAATGCCAATGCCACCGCCCCGGCTGCCGACAATATTGCGGCCCGGCTGCTGCTGACCGCCGACCTGGCCGGCTATGTAGAAGACCCCGGCTATTACTTTCAGAATCCTTCGCCCGAAACCGACCAGGCGCTCGACGACCTGCTGCTTACCCAGGGCTGGCGGCGCTTTGCCTGGGAGCCGGTGCTGGCCGGCCAGGCGCCCGTTCGTGACTTTGGCGTAGAGCGTAGCCTGGGTATTGGCGGCCAGATAACTCAGTCCAACGGCACGCCTTCGCCCCACAGCGTGCTGACTTACCTGCAAGCCAAGCCCAGCAAGCAGTTTCTGTCGGTTGAGACCGACGACGAGGGCCGGTTTTTACTCAATGGCCTGGGCGGCTGCGATACCCTGCGGGCCACCCTCCAGGCCCGCACGGCCAAGGGGCGGCGCAACCTCACTTTTCACCTCGACAATGGCCCCGCCCTGCCCACGCAGCCGCTACCTCCGCTGCCCGCTACTCCCGAGCCTTCGCTGGCCGCTGCTATTCAGCGCAGCCAGGCCCAGCAAGCCGACGAGCAGCGCTACCGCAGTGCCACTACCATCGCCCTGGGTACGGTACGCGTGCAAGGCACGCGCGAAGTAACTGCCGATGCCCGCCGCCTTTACTCGCCGGGCAACGCTACCGTCGTCGATTTTACGCAGATACCGGCGGCAAACGGCAGTACAGTGCTGCAGCTGCTGCAGGGGCGGGTAGCCGGGCTTACCATTACGGGAGCCGAGCCCAATATTCAGGTCCAGATACGGGGCACTACCTCTTTGTCGGGTAGCTCGCCGCTGGTGCTGCTCGATGGCGTGCCCGTCACGATAGATGCGCTGGCGTTCTACCCGGCCACCGATGTGGAGCGGGTAGAAGTGCTGAAAGGCGGACAGGCCGCCATTTTCGGCAGCCGGGGCTCGGGGGGCGTGCTGGCCGTGTATACGCGCCGGGGTAGCCCCACCTACGACCACCGCCAGGACCTGGTGCCCGGCGTACTTGCGCTGCGGCAGGCTGCTTTTAACTGCCCCCGGCAGTTTTACGCGCCCCGCTACGGGGCCGGTGCTCCACCCCTTACCCGGCCCGACAACCGCCGCTCTACCCTGTACTGGAACCCGAATATCAGCATTGATGCCAGCGGCCAGGCGCAGCTTACCTTCTATACGTCCGAAGCTACGGGCAGCTTCCGCCTCTCGGCCGAAGGTATTTCGCCCGCCGGCCAGCCCGCCCTGGGCAGCAATGCCCTGGAAATTAAATAG
- a CDS encoding 3-oxoacyl-ACP synthase III family protein translates to MYLHHVAAYLPAAVVTNEHFTKLNGLASDWIIERTGIRERRKAAPGENANTMAIAATQALLAEVPTFAADSIDLIVVGTYTPHDTIYTAAHAVQRALNINEIPVVSVSSACSSLLNAVEIVEGYFALGKASRALVVVSEHNTAYNNEEDTMAGHLWGDGAAALLFSKERLAATDLRVVQVVTGGAAPMGKADEAVTLKPIDKGIVMPYGRDVFQQACTYMARITQQLLDGNGLTVRELDYLIPHQANLRISANVVKQLGLDPARAVNNIERLGNTGCAGAAIGLAEIWDQIQEGNKLIITVFGGGYSYGAMLLEKHATA, encoded by the coding sequence GTGTATTTACACCACGTAGCGGCCTACTTGCCGGCAGCTGTCGTTACAAACGAACATTTCACCAAGCTAAATGGCTTAGCTTCGGACTGGATAATTGAGCGCACAGGCATTCGGGAGCGGCGTAAAGCAGCGCCCGGCGAAAACGCCAATACGATGGCTATTGCCGCCACCCAGGCCCTGCTGGCGGAGGTCCCGACCTTTGCGGCCGACAGCATCGACCTTATTGTGGTGGGCACCTATACGCCCCACGATACCATTTATACGGCTGCCCATGCCGTGCAGCGTGCTCTGAATATCAATGAGATACCCGTAGTTAGTGTCTCATCCGCCTGCTCTTCGCTGCTCAATGCCGTTGAGATAGTAGAAGGCTATTTTGCGCTTGGCAAGGCCAGCCGGGCGCTGGTAGTAGTGAGTGAGCACAATACGGCTTACAACAACGAGGAAGATACGATGGCCGGTCACCTCTGGGGCGATGGCGCGGCGGCGCTGCTTTTCAGCAAGGAGCGGCTGGCTGCTACCGATTTGCGCGTGGTGCAGGTCGTGACCGGCGGGGCCGCGCCAATGGGCAAGGCCGACGAAGCCGTGACCCTCAAGCCCATTGATAAAGGCATTGTAATGCCCTACGGCCGCGACGTGTTTCAACAGGCCTGTACCTATATGGCCCGTATCACCCAGCAGCTGCTGGATGGCAATGGCCTTACCGTGAGGGAGCTGGACTACCTCATTCCGCACCAGGCCAATCTGCGAATCTCGGCCAACGTGGTAAAGCAGCTTGGTCTGGACCCCGCCCGGGCAGTTAATAATATCGAGCGCCTGGGCAATACCGGCTGCGCCGGCGCCGCCATCGGCCTGGCCGAGATATGGGACCAGATTCAGGAAGGTAATAAGCTTATCATCACCGTTTTCGGCGGTGGCTATTCTTACGGAGCCATGCTGCTGGAAAAGCACGCCACAGCCTAA
- the msrA gene encoding peptide-methionine (S)-S-oxide reductase MsrA, with protein MQVFLKIISGAGLLALVACGAQQPAQAQSQPAASTAGFAPKDLTGLAQATFAGGCFWAQEEAFEEIKGVKQVVSGYAGGTVPHPSYEQVAGQATGHTETVNIYYDPKEVSYKTLAQIFFQASHDPTQLNRQGPDTGPEYRSAVFYRTPEEKKIIDDVVAQVNASKEYDSKIVTQVVPFKQFWPAEEYHQGYYRLHPDNPYIATVSEHKVARVRKLFPLDLKPDLPSL; from the coding sequence ATGCAAGTGTTTCTGAAAATTATTTCCGGTGCCGGGCTGCTGGCGCTGGTAGCCTGTGGCGCGCAGCAGCCGGCGCAGGCTCAGTCCCAGCCCGCCGCCTCTACAGCGGGCTTCGCTCCCAAAGACCTGACCGGCCTGGCGCAGGCTACGTTTGCGGGCGGCTGCTTCTGGGCGCAGGAAGAGGCGTTTGAGGAGATAAAAGGCGTGAAGCAGGTGGTGAGCGGCTATGCCGGCGGCACGGTGCCTCATCCCAGCTACGAGCAGGTGGCCGGCCAGGCTACCGGCCACACCGAAACCGTGAATATTTACTACGACCCCAAAGAAGTCAGCTATAAAACCCTGGCCCAGATTTTCTTCCAGGCCAGCCACGACCCCACGCAGCTTAATCGCCAGGGGCCCGACACCGGCCCTGAGTATCGCTCGGCCGTGTTTTACCGCACGCCGGAAGAAAAGAAAATTATCGACGACGTGGTGGCGCAGGTAAATGCCTCCAAGGAGTACGATAGCAAAATCGTGACTCAGGTAGTGCCCTTTAAGCAGTTCTGGCCCGCCGAAGAGTATCACCAGGGCTATTATCGCCTGCACCCCGACAACCCCTACATTGCCACGGTATCCGAGCACAAGGTAGCCAGGGTGCGCAAGCTCTTTCCGCTCGATTTGAAGCCCGACCTGCCTAGCCTATAA